From the genome of Candidatus Electrothrix communis, one region includes:
- a CDS encoding RNA-binding protein, translated as MKLIVRNLDRSTTEEELKVLFEEYGTVQSCDLVLDKITGASKGFAFVEMPKPGKAKAAMKNLNNKNVGNSKIRVKKAVSKKAE; from the coding sequence ATGAAATTAATAGTTCGTAATCTTGATCGTAGCACGACCGAAGAAGAGTTAAAAGTTCTCTTTGAAGAATATGGCACCGTGCAATCTTGTGATCTGGTGCTAGATAAAATCACTGGTGCATCCAAGGGGTTTGCTTTTGTGGAAATGCCGAAACCAGGAAAAGCCAAAGCGGCGATGAAAAACTTGAATAATAAGAATGTTGGCAATAGCAAGATTCGTGTCAAAAAAGCTGTAAGCAAGAAGGCAGAGTAA